AGGAAATTCAGGTTTCTGGTGTTCCCCTTATGGAAATCCCAAATGATTTCATAGGTGAAATATCACGTGAAAGCATGTGTGACATTTCatatgtgaaaatgtgttttttggaacacttcacatgtgaaatcatgtgcaAGTGAAATTTCACATTTGAAATCATTTGAAATCATTTGCAAACTTATTTTTGGAACATCACATGAGATCATGTTTTCACACGTGCTTACATGTTGTCATTTGTCGTTTCATGTTTTCACATTTTGCTTTACATATTGCCATGTTATCACGTTAACTTCACATATGATCACATGCGATCTCGTGAAATTCATTTGGTTTTTCCTTTAAAAGGGTGAGGACCATATTAGGATGTTTGTGAGATGTTCTCAAGGCATGTGTTTTACCAGTTGTCAGGACATCACGTGATGGTCCCAAACCATCCCAAACAATTTATAAGTAAAGTAATGAAAAGGTATGGTGGTTTTAAAGTGAGTGGTTCGCTGTTCAGCTAAAATATGACCTAGGATTTGAGGTGTGATGATATTTCTGCTGTGCCACAAAGTCTGTAGTATTCCCCTACTCATTCATTACCTATGCATTTAGCAAAAGAGTGCCAGGTGCACTGCTATTTCAGTTTTCAGTTAATCTGTGTATTTTCACATCATTGATTTAATTGAGGTATTTCAGTCATTTGACTGAGGTATTTCAGTCAAACTTTACAGTTCGCGCTATgctttggggcaggtagcgtgctgctggcatccgccaaacccagatccgTCCGACAGACCGCCAGACGGTGAAGCGGGAttcactccagagtccaatatCTAATGTTGATGGGGCATACTATTCTATTTCAGTGAgactcctgaatcactatgataaataCAGCTTTTGAATGTATTTTTGAACAAAtctgagatttttttatatatatttttcagtgTCCAGTGTAGGAATTACAGGTGAAATCAGTttttgacacagacatggtggggGTAACAGGACGATCCGAATGCCGTTCAAATCCCAGGTAAATAATTATTAATAACTGtagaaataaacacacacaatatAATCATGTGTGTCAAATATGTCAATAGAAAACACTATGATAAAAGCATTGTGTATTATTTCTGTTTTCACATGTGCAGTGTTCCAAAAACCcgatttcacatgtgaaacatCATGTGAAATGTCCCTAAAGCACGTTGTCAAGTGAAATTTCTTATGTGAAATCGTGATTTTCTACACGTGAAGTCGTGTTCTTTCTGTAAGGGATTGCACTGTGCAGGCACTATTATGTGTTATGTTGTACTGTGGTATTATATGTCTGGTTAACAGATAATGTATGTATTTCAATCACTTGTTGCCAAGTCTAATAATACCAATTGATTGGATTTATATAACGCTTTTCCCAGATGATCGAAACGCTTTATGTTATGTTAAGTTATCAGccggaggtggagggagagaaggaagctaGATTTGAATTCACGACCCCCAGGGAATTGAGACGAAAGCGTCAGCGCTACTGGAGCCACAGTATTGTacattatataataataatatatacaaatTGGCAGACACATTAATCCAAAGCGACATGCTGGAGTCTTCCGTGCATTTTCATATGGGTAGCACCAGTCTTGTACATTTTGTTTCGGCCTCAAACTTTTCATTATTTTTCTTTGAAATTAAATCAGACACAATCAAAAGCAAACATCTTTTTATTGTTTCTAGCCTCATGCACAGCAAACAGTGACCGTGACAACAGCACATTTCCATAGTAATTTGCATGCGCACTGATAACAAGAAGAACAACAAAACAATCTTCCGTCATCGTCTGGCGTCCCAGTCCTGGACACTTCATCCTGCCAGGTCTCATTACCTCCTGACCGCCTTGGCCTTGCCTCTGCCCTTGGCACTGTGAAACCACACATAGTCGACAGACCAGTCAAACACCTCTGTCACTGTTTCTATCTGACCAGTAGGTGGCGCTATTATATTGATATACTTAAGAACAATACATGTAGTTATACTAAGAGCTAAAAAGAATAGTACAAGTGATTATTATGCTAATGTGGGTGAATACATATGACCAACAAAATATTTTAAATATTGAGGACATGTATATGGAGGCCATTCAAAGGTTCTACCCGCAACATCTTCAGCATATCTATCCTCAACATTTTCTATAATGATtacaggagcagagagagagttgagTTTTGAAAGAATGAGTCAGAAGTAGATAGACTGATGCATGAAAGCGGGGAGATGGGAATGGAAACAGAGACAGTTCTGTGAGAGTTGGCATGCGTCACAGGATGAAAGGGAACACAGAACTTTCACAAACAGGGGTTAGTGAAGGACGAGGATGAATTAATAAATGACATGGCGATCGTGTCCTATCTTCAGCGGTCTTACCGTGATGTTCTCTTAGGGCCAAATCCTAGCTTTCATTTTCTTGTAGTTTCCCATTGACATCAGTGCATGACTAAGTGAACATTTGACTGAATTGGAAGTTAGAATTTCACCCATAATGCACAATTTAAATGTATAATTTATCATAGGCTATCGATCTATCATTCCTAAAGTCTGACATATGAGTTAAAAAGCTATAGCCAGCCAATCTATCTGTAAAATTCAACTTACCATCAGAAAACAGTGAGACTTCAGATAGTGGACAGGAGTCAATCCAGACATCTTGGATTCTGTACTTTAACTTACAGATTTTTTTCCAGAGGTCATTTTTTGGAGGCATTACAGTACATATTGTATGCACTGCAATACATACAACTTAACTAAGTTCCTTAGCCTACAGAGAATCTAATCTACTGTCAGTTTTGATGATGACACAATGTTCTGGGGCCAATAGTAGGCTGTTGATTAGGATCACGATCTTCCCAGACTACTGGGGTCTATTCTAGATGaatggagagggatggatggaatggAAGGAGCCACTCAAAAGACTGGTCAAATTAGGATGCAGCACTACGATCCTAATGTTTTCTCCCAGGTTGAATCATATGCGCCCAGCTAGTTCTGTTCAAGCAGGATCATGTGACTTTAAAAGGCCTTGGGGTTAAGACAGTGAACAGTGAATGGGTGAGGGACAATTGGTGTATCTCAATGGTCTAAAGTAGCTCCTTCaccttgtctcctttccttcgTCTGCACTGATGAGAATAAAAGCAGGAAAGGTTGCTTTCACACACCCTGTGTCTTCAGATCAATACAGATtaaggagaggagacaaagagaggaagCCACTTCAGACTTTTGAGACACCCCTGAATGTCTTGATAGTACTCCAACACTgggcttttattttattttttattttttaatgagTAGCATTCAATATAATTGCTTGGTTGGTTTAGGCCCCCCAAGCTCTTTTAAATAGAGGAGAAACTGACCAGTGTGGCTCTGGGTACTTACCTCTGGTGGTCCTGGACACGGGCCAGAAGCTGATTGATCTGTGAAGGGACACACAGTGGAGGCTGCCTAAGCACTGagacaacacactgactgacacctGTAGGGAAACCTGGGATCCTGCAGTTTGGAGCCACGGCCTGGCTGCACCACCACCTGTCTGAGGAGCGTGTGGTTCACCAGTGGTTCACCTGTGGTCCACCACCTGACCTGACCCGGTCGCCCGGTTGAGCTTCCCTGAGCCCCGAGTGTAAAATAAAAAACGCTCACTCTGACAACAACGACTGACAGCGGACTACACAACAGTGAGGTTGACGCCCCCACAGCCCATTACTCACAACTTCTGCTGCTCATTGATTCGGGTCTGGAGAACATTCATCTGGAAGCAAGTCAGAGTTTTAGACAGCTGCGCCCCTCTTAGGCAGTAGGATTAACACCACCAGTTTCAGAATAGGGGATGTGGCTTGTTACGCATGTATATATTTCAACTGCTTTGTATTTCATGAGTGTAAGTTACTCTCAGTGAAATGGACTCCATTTACAGAATGTTAAGGGACACATGTAATGCTTTGGTATAGAGGACAGGcggctggtggcaccttcattggggaggacCGGCACATaggaatggctggaatggaataaatggaatggtatcaaacacgtggtttccatgtgtttgataccattcattTCACAGTAACacttgagtcatttagcagaccctcttatccagagagacgtacacagtcagtgcattcatttTAAGGTAGGTGAGACAACCCTATCACTGTTGTAGTAAGTACATTTATTCTCATTTCACTCCCATTATTTATTATGAAcagtcctcccctcaccagcctcctgtggtatGCAGTCATTGGATGACAGAGAAGATGATAAGGAGTTCAGAGGAGATTATATGGAGGTCAGGACACAAGAAAAAGACCCAGACCCATTTGAGGTCAAATATCACAATCTTGCAATCATCACCGTACTATGCTGTCATGTCATTGGGCACGACCAGTGATCTTGTTCTTACCCTGTGGATCACAATGCACAGTACAGCCACGGGTATTATCACCATAGCTTGGACCTGAGTGAGAACCCTTACGTCGTATTTCTGCTTCTTCAGTTTCTCGCCGAGGTCAAACTTCTCCGCCTCCAACTCCATCATCCACTGCCACAGCTCATTGGCCTTCTCCCTGCAGGACGACAACCAATGGGAAGCCAGCGTTCAGTCAGCGCATGTGGTTCTACTTTTGGTCTCTCTTTCACAGGAGACTTTCTAAGCAACCATATGTATTTATGTACAGTAGATCATTTCAACAATGAAATAGAGATTTCAACGTGTGTCCCTGAAAAGTGcataacttttgaccagagcccgggtgccatttgggagccaAAGACCCGTGAGTATTTCGGTGTAATTAAATACATCATACTTGAGTTTGTCCTCGTTGAGATGGTCGATGATCAGAGCCTTCCTTCTGTCAGCCAGaatcttcttcttcttttctctctccgtctGCTTCTTGGCTCCCTTCTTGCCCTCTTGCTGTGGATGGACATCACCGCAGCACAGCGAGAGGGCACGCAAGTGTCAAGATAACCACGAGGGGGCAGCAAATCTGATGCGAATGTTGTAATCATGAGAGAGACCGAGTGAGTGTGGAGCTAGCGCTGACCTTCTGTTGGATGCCACCGTAGGTGTGAGTCATGGTAGTGAGGGCCTTCTTCTTCTTAGCGTCATCATCGTGCTTCCTACGCTGTTCatcttgctctctcctctctttctcttcctgcgTCGGGGAGTGAAAAACAGAAGGTTAAAGAAGAGAAGAAAACAACTTGGGACGCAGTTGGCCTTGATATCACAATGGAAACATTACACAATGAGAGACTCACGGCTAGACgggcctgtctctctttctcttgctcagCACGAatcctctgctgctctgccctctcGGTACGACGCttctcctgcacacacacacacacacacacacacacacacacacacacacacacacacacacacacacacacacacacacacacacacacacacacacacacacacacacacacacacacacacacacacacacagataaggtATCCAACTTGATTCGTCTGTGTACCTCAAGACTATGTTGGCACACTGAGCCTGGGCTTAAGCTATGGAAGCCAGCCAGAACGTCAGTCACTCATTACGTGTGCAGTTCACCAACACGCCCATGTAGTGTTCCAGCAGTgtgtgagcagtgtgtgtgtgtaagctccAGCTGTgtgtgagcagtgtgtgtgtgtgagctccaGCTGTgtgagagcagtgtgtgtgtgtgagctccagcagtgtgtgtgtgtgagctccagcagtgtgtgtgtgtgagctccaGCTGTgtgtgagcagtgtgtgtgtctgagctccagcagtgtgtgtgtgtgagctccaGCTGTgtgtgagcagtgtgtgtgtgtgagctccaGCTGTGCCATAGAAGAGGACTTACGATCCTGTTGACGAGACTGATGAGCTCATCTTCATCTTTCTTCCTCTGGACAAAGTGAGACTCAATCAGAGAGGTCAGCTCAGCCATGTCCTTCTCTTGACGCTTCCTATGCAGGTCCTGtaaaccgcacacacacacacacacacacacacacacacacacgcacacacacacacacacgcacgcacacacacacacagtgtgattAGTGAGTTGGGCACTCTTATTGCTATATTCAGATGATCTTGCTGGTAGGATTACATTACTCACATCAAAATCGACTTTACCATCTCCCTCTGGTAGCTTTGGAGGGGCAACATTTGGCATAAAACTTCTGAAAAACATTAGAGATGATTCCATCAAATACTCTCCATTCAATTACTTTGATTCAGTGACACGGCAAACCACAAGAGAAAGTTATTGGCCGAAATAGAATCAAACACTTACTTTGGTTTGGCTTTGGAATCTGTAAGTCACAATgatatatgatatattatattatatttgattCAAAGTAGAAATAAGAAGTGATCAAAATCAATATAACTCTGATTTGTAAAATCGAAATGTTTTGAAATGCCTCTTAACCAAATTTAGAAAAAGGTTTGAAAAGTATtttaaaacataaatacctttGAAAATGTTTCAACAGACGTTTTTCAAAACTTCTCAAATTAAATCTACATGTGACTTATGTACGGTCTTGTTTTATAGCAAAAACAATCCAATATTATTAGACTGAGACACATGATTTTCTGAAATTCTCTACAAAACACATACAGTGAACTTGACAACTACACCTAGAACTAGTTACATAGAACCAGACTAGACCTAGGACTAGTTACATAGAACAAGACTAGACCTAGGACTAGTTACATAGAACAAGACTCGATCTAGAACTATAGTTACAAAGAACTAGACAGCGCTCACCTTGAGTCTCTCCACCGACTGTTGGTGAAAAACATACAGAAAACAAAGGGATGAATACACACAGAGCTTTCAACAGAATATTCACACATTTATGGTAACAAATTGGATTATTACGGCAGGGTATTTCAGTGATAGGCCTTATCTAGTGAAACCTACTGTATGAAAGTGTGTATTACGCAACCAAAACCAAT
This DNA window, taken from Oncorhynchus nerka isolate Pitt River linkage group LG23, Oner_Uvic_2.0, whole genome shotgun sequence, encodes the following:
- the LOC115106942 gene encoding troponin T, cardiac muscle-like isoform X1, which translates into the protein MPNVAPPKLPEGDGKVDFDDLHRKRQEKDMAELTSLIESHFVQRKKDEDELISLVNRIEKRRTERAEQQRIRAEQEKERQARLAEEKERREQDEQRRKHDDDAKKKKALTTMTHTYGGIQQKQEGKKGAKKQTEREKKKKILADRRKALIIDHLNEDKLKEKANELWQWMMELEAEKFDLGEKLKKQKYDMNVLQTRINEQQKFAKGRGKAKAVRR
- the LOC115106942 gene encoding troponin T, cardiac muscle-like isoform X2 — its product is MPNVAPPKLPEGDGKVDFDDLHRKRQEKDMAELTSLIESHFVQRKKDEDELISLVNRIEKRRTERAEQQRIRAEQEKERQARLAEEKERREQDEQRRKHDDDAKKKKALTTMTHTYGGIQQKQEGKKGAKKQTEREKKKKILADRRKALIIDHLNEDKLKEKANELWQWMMELEAEKFDLGEKLKKQKYDINQLLARVQDHQSAKGRGKAKAVRR